The Paenibacillus sp. G2S3 region AGTACTTTTATCAAAGCTCCAAAGGTTCAAGCAGTAGATACTACGGGTGCAGGGGATACATTTAATGGCGCCTTAAGCTATTTTCTTGATAAAGGGTATGACTTTCATGATGCTTGTTATCATGCGACTTATGCAGCCAGCCTTTCTGTAACGAAATTTGGTGCTCAAGGAGGGATGCCCTCATTAGAAGAGCTGAAACAATTCATGGACTGAGGGTATACAAGGAGGCGATTCTTGAATGCTTAGGAAAGAACCAAACGCATTAACACCCCAGATGTATGCTGAGCTACGCCAAAAAGTCGATTTCCAAGAATATTCATTAGAAGATGTTGCACAGGCATTAGAAAAAACGCTATTTTCAGTTGTTATATTTGATGATGATAAACCAATTGGAATTGGTCGAATTGTAGGAGACGATAGAATTGTGTTCTTCATTAAGGATGTAGTAGTTGATCCTGAGTACCAGAAACAATCGATAGGTTATACTATCATGCATTCCTTAATGACTTACATTCAGGAAAAAGCGTGTGAGAATGCCTATATAGGTTTAATGGCTACTCCGAATACGGAGAAATTCTACGAGAAATTCGGATTTATTCAACGTCCTAATAAGGATTTTGGCCACGGAATGGTTAAATTTGTGAATTGATTATATAAAATTGAGAACCAATTGGAGGATGAATTATATGTTGAAAAGACCGATTATTATTGATACTGATCCTGGGATTGATGATGCAGTCGCCATAGCCATTGCTTTGTACAGTGAAGAGCTTGATGTCAAGCTGATCACAACTGTAGCAGGGAATGTAGGAGTAGACAAAGTAACAAATAATGCATTAAAGCTGCTGAAATATTATAAAAAGGAAGTTCCGGTTGCTATGGGAGCGGCTTCCCCGCTGATTAAACCACTGAAAGATGCTAGTAATGTGCACGGTGTTAGCGGAATGGAAGGTTTTGATTTTGAAGAGCCTACAAATGATCTTCTGCTTGAAGATAATGCGGTCAACGCAATGTATAAAGTGATTAAAGAAAGTACAACCCCGATTACGCTGGTTCCGATTGGACCGCTTACTAATATCGCGTTACTGTTTAAAATTTACCCAGAAGTGAAAAATAACATTCAAGAAATCGTTCTAATGGGGGGATCAGCTACAAGAGGGAATATGGGTGTAATGTCTGAATTTAATATTCATGTGGATCCGGAAGCTGCGAAAATTGTTTTTGATAGTGGACTTCCGATTGTTATGGCTGGTTTAGACGTTGGATGGAAAGCGCTTGTATTACCAGAGGACTCTGCTCAATTAGAAAATATGAACGATGTCGGAAAAATGATCCACAGCCTCTTTAAGCGGTACCGTGGCGGCAGTATGAAGACGGGATTGAAAATGTATGATAGCTGTGCAATTGCCTATTTGTTAAAGCCAGAAATGTTTGAAACGGTTGATACCCACGTGGATATAGAACTGAACGGTAGTATGACAGCAGGAACTACAATTGTTGATTTGAAGGGATATTTAGGTAAGCCTAATAATGCCAAAGTATGTCTTGATATCGATCAACAATTATTTCGAGAATGGCTACTAGATAGCTTGAGAAAATGTAACTAAAGAATTAACCAACTAACCAATTAGATGGGGGACACTGTGATGGACATAATCATGTACGGCTCAGCGATTCTGGCGATTTTTATTATTGTATATATGTTAATTAAGCAAATGGATATTAAAATTACACTATTCTTTATCGGTATTGTACTAATGTTCATTGCGATACTAATGGGTAATGGAATTAGTGCTAAAGGTTTTGAATCTTCGGGTGCGCTATGGTTAGATCCATTAGTAGCCATTGCAGACCAGTTTAAATCGTCACTCACTTCTGCTGGTTTCATCATTCTTATTCTTGGTGGATATACAGCATACATGTCCTATATTAATGCGAATGATGTGACCGTCAATGTATTAACGAAACCACTGGGCAAAATTAAATCGGTATATATTCTTGTGCCTGTGGTTTTCTTACTAGGAAATCTGTTGTCTCTTGTTATACCTAGTGCCTCAAATCTAGCTATAATTTTACTTGCAACCTTATTCCCTGTATTGAAAAAAGCAGGAATGACAACGTTATCCGCAGCAGCGATCATTGCTACATCCGCGACTATCGTACCAACCCCAATGGGTGGGGATAACGTTGCAGTAGCAACTGAATTAGCACAGTATGCTAACTATGCCGGTATGACCGTAACTGATTATGTATTCCGTTACCATGCGTTAGTGTCCATCCCTACTTTATTAGTAATGGCTGTTGTACATTATTTCTGGCAAAAACGTATGGATAAAAAGATGGGTGTCGACACAGAACATGCAGAAGTTGAATTAAAGGATGTTAAGCTAGTGGAAGGTGGAAAACTGTTTACAACGGTTTACGCTTTGTTGCCAGTGCTTCCTATTCTGTTTCTAATCGTAGTATTTATACTTCAATCTGCCTCCAGTATGACTATCAATATAAGCGTTGAGGTAGTAGCCTTATTATCTTTCGCTATTGCAATTGTTTGTGAATTAATCCGTAAAAAGAATACAAAGCAAGTGTTGGATGGTACAGAGCATTTCTTTAAAGGTATGGGCAGCGCAGTTCCAATTGTTGTTCTGTTGGTTGCGGCATCTGTATTCGTTACAGGCTTGAAATCGATTGGACTTATCGAATCCTTGGAAACAGCGATGACTGGTATTCACGGCTCCAGCCTTGGATTTATTCTTCCACTCATTCTCGTTGGTTTGACTGCACTAATCGTTATTTTGAGTGGTAGCGGTACGGCGCTCTTCTATTCGATGATTCCTCTATTGGTTCCTCTCGCTAATGCTGCGGGTATTAACCCAATTGCAGTTACAGTACCAATGGGTCTTGCAGGTAACCTGTTTAGAGCGGTATCTCCAGTCGCGGCCGTTGTTCTTATTGTAGCTGGCTCCGTTAAGAAGAATCCGATTGAGATTGTAAAACGCACATCAGTACCAATGATTGTAGGTGTAGTATTTATGTTCATCCTTTCCATGATCGTATTTTTGTAATCAGGAATTCCGGTGTAGCATAGGTGCTGCTATTCAGTTCCATTGAGTGTTCAGAAGGGGATGTCCAATAGTCATTTTTCATGGCTATTAGGACATCCCCTTTTGCTATTTTTCATACGTTAAGTTGGAATTCCTTATGTTGCTGTTGAATTTTTTGGCGTTTGGATGATACGAAATCTGTAACTATACTCCCATAGATTGTGGTAATATATTACAATTAGATCATTACCATATGGGAGGTATGTGAGTGAAACATAAATGGATGAACTCGCCGTACACCTTTGCTTTAGGGATGTTTGCGATGATGGTTCCCAGTCAGGCTTTTAGTTCTTTTTACAGTTATTTTTATGTGGAGAAATTGGGCTTGGGCATTGGACTTGCTACACTGGCCAGAACAATCTTTCTGATCTGGGATGCGGTGAATAATCCGCTGTTTGGATACTGGTCAGACCGCACAAATACCCGCTATGGTCGGCGTAGACCCTGGGTGTTCGGCTCGATTCCGTTATTTATGCTGGCGTTTGTGCTAGTGTTTTCCCCACCGGGCGGATTATCGGAGAATGGACTTTTCACTTGGTTTTTAGTGACACTTATTTTCTATGAGGCCGTGGCTACGGTCTTGTGGGTGAACTATGGTGCACTGCTTCCAGAGCTTTTCCGTGGAGATCGTATTCGGGCAAAAGCCTCTGCGATTCAGCAAGGGTATCAAGTGGTTGCCCTGTTAATTGGTACTGCTTTAACGCCAATTCTTTTCGCAGCGATTAACTTCTCTAATATGGCTATCGTGTATGCCTGTGTCTTCGGTGTGTTTATGTTTTTATGTATGATGAATGTCCAAGAGAAGAAAGAGACCACTAAGACTGAACCGTTGAAGCTCATCCCGGCTTTTCGGGAAACGATTCGGAATAAGAAGTTCTGGGTGTTTAATATTTCGAACTCTTTTGCCCAAACGGTTAATGGACTTGTAAGCTCGATGATTCCCTTTTATGCAAAATATGTTCTACATATTTCAGAAGCACAGGTATCTATTATGCTCGCGGCTGTCTTTGTGTCGGTCATTCCATTAGTGTTCGTGTGGTATTGGATTATTCGTAAGATGGATGGGGTCAAGGCATGGCGGCTATCGCTTATCCTATATGCTTTATCTGTCATTCCGCTATGGTTCGGTTATGATCTTGTAAGTGGTGTGGCCGCTGGCATTGTTGTTGGTTTCGGACTAGCAGGATTTCTAGTAACCCCGGCAATCGTAGGTGGAAAAATTATTGATGAGGATGCGGAGAAGACAGGTCTGAGAAGAGAAGGCATCTATACCGCGGTAAGTGGATTCATCACTCGCTCGAGCGGATTAATCTCGGCGCTGGCTTTTTTCATTGTAGGGATGATCTTTGGTTACAAGGGTGGCGATGACCCAGGGTCTGATCCAGAAGCAACGTTCCGATATTTAATAAGCGTGGTGCCGTTATGTCTGCTAGCGATATCTGTTGTCATATCTTTTACTATTAAATTTACATTTACGGGGCAACTGAGAGGTGATGCTGACTATGAGCAAAAGATTAATCATCAATTGTGATGATTTTGGGCAAAGCCCTGCCATGAATCAGGCGATTATGCATCTATTAGAAGAGGGAAAAGTATCTTCAGCGACGATCATGGCGGTGGCCCCTGGATTCGAGGAGGCTGCTGCATGGTGTAGCCGTAGGCAACAACGAAATGTGGGCCTTCATTTGACAATGACCAGTGAGTTTGAGGCTTTACGCTGGAGCAGCCTGACGGGGGACTCTTCATTACATGACGATGGCGGGCATCAGTATAAGACGGTAAAAGAGTTCGAGCAGGGAGCGCAGACAAAAGCTGTGCTAAAGGAGATTGTTGCGCAGTACGAACGAGTGAAGCAAGCCGGAATAATGATTAGTCATGTAGACAACCATATGGGAAGTTTATATGGCATGGAAACGGGACGTAGCCTGCTTCCGCAGACGTTGTGGAGAATTTCACGCTGGGGATTGCCATCACGATTCTTTCGATACATCCATCCAGAGGATCCCCTTCTAGGATCACTGAAAAATATTGAACGTCCTGTTGCACTTGGATCTGGGCTGGCCGATACACTGGGAGTCCCGATTCCTGATTATTTGTTGTCCCATCCTTTTGGTGTGGAGGAAGGTGAGACGTATGATCGTTTTAAACAATCCATCATCGCCAAGCTGTATTCGCTACCTGATGGCGTTAGTGAAACCTATATTCATCCCGGAATCGACGATCCATGGATGCTTGCAAATATACCACATTGGGAGAAGCGAGTCTGGGAATATCGCCTACCCTTTGATAATGATTTTGCCTATGCGATCCGTGATGCTAGAGTTGAATTGACGGATTATCGCTATGTACAGGAGCATTTAAAGCGCCCACGAATAAGATCTGCGGGGAGACTTTTGAAGAAACTGATAAGTTCATGAGAGAAAATAAAAAGACACCTTGAGGGGTGTCTTTTGACTATCCCATTAAACCTTTTAGTCCATTCAGGAAGGGGGATATAGATTTAATCATGTTGTAGCCCATCTTCATAACCGGCATAGTTTTTTGTATCATCCCTACAAAACCCATAATTCCACCGAATCCTGAAGAACCTGGACTTGCGGCTCCGGCAGCCCCCGCGGCTCCAGCGGCCCCGCCTCCCAGTCCGAACAGTGAGCCAAATAGCGGCATGAGTCCAGATACATTCGCTTTCCGGGAGTGAGAAGAAGAGTGTTTTTTTGATTTTTTGTTTTTATTTTTACGTGGTTTGGAAAGGGTCAATCCATCCTTATCGAGGCCAGTTATCCATCCTACATACGTGCGTCCATCATGAAGCGTAACGCACACAGGTCTACCCTTGAGCTGTTCAGCTCGCTTGCGAATCTTTGCTCTGTTTGACATTTGTGGATCACCTCATTGGTCTATTTAATTCTATATTACTCAGATATTCTGGTGTTGCTTGTGCGGGTTCATCATTAATATGAAAAGAAAGTCCAAAAATTGATGGGGAGAGGTTATACGATTCGAATACCAATTAGTGAAGGGGGTGGAAGGATGTTATCTGCATGGATTGGGAGCATTGCTTTTGCGGGAGCGGTGATTCTTTACATATTACTGTCTTTAGGAATACCTTAAGGTGAATTTGCAATGGGTGGGAAACATAAAATCATGCCTTCACAAATGAGAGTGACGTGTGCGATTTGTTTTGGGTTTACTGCCATCATGAGTGGGTCTTGAGAGAGTTATCATCAGATAAAGATTCGACGTGTTTTGACCTTATGTATGCGCTTTCTTAGGGCACATCTGTATAAGATGTGTTTTTTGTATGTCTAGAGACTATTGATCTAATAAAAATAGAATATGACCTAGGTCTTTCTTCATACGTTAATATATTTAACATAGATTTATATTAATTTTACAATACTATACTTTTTCGTCATGTTTGTGTGATATAATATCACCGAAATTATGTGAAAATACTAGGGGGAATAAATCTTTATGGGATGGAAGACACGATGGAACAAGCCTCTCGCTTCTGTACTAGCAACTGCAGTGCTTTCAGCACAGGTACTAGGTGGAGTCGTTTTGGGTACGGTTTGGAGTCCGGACAAAGTAGCTGCTGCACCTGCTACACCTGCTTCTGGAGCCAAGGTTGAGCTCCGTTTGATGAGCACAACGGATGTGCACACTAATGTGTATGGTTGGGATTATTTTAAGGGTGCACCATCTGTAACCGTCGGTCTTGACCGCACGTCAAGTCTGGTGAAACAAGCGAGAGCTGAAGAACCCAACAACCTCCTGCTTGATAATGGTGACTTGATTCAAGGAACTCCGCTGGGTACGTACGTGGCGAAGAAATCGGAACTGAAAGATCCGAATGAGATTCATCCGATGATTGCGGCTATGAATGCTATGGGATATAACGCTGCGACTTTTGGAAATCATGAATTCAATTATGGTTTGCAATTTTTAGATCGTACTATAAATGGTAGCGATGGTAATGAGTCAACTACCGGTGCAAATTTTGATTATGTGAATGCGAACATTTATAAAACAGATGGCACGAATGCCTTTGAACCCTTTGTTATCATACCTAAAACAATAAAAGACAGTAATGGTCAAGAACAAACGATTCAAGTCGGTCTAATTGGCCTTGTTACCCCCCAAATCATGGAGTGGGATAAGGTTAATCTGGAGGGCAAAGTAGTCGTTGAAGATATTGCTGCAACGGCAGAGAAATTTGTTCCTAAAATGCAAGCTAAAGGAGCAGATGTCATTGTTGCTATGGCCCATACAGGGTTTGATATCAACGCTGTTATAGGTGATGGTTCTGAGAATGACATTAACGCCTTGAGTAAGGTTCCGGGTATCGATGCGATCACATTCTCACATACCCATAAGGTATTTCCAACGGGAAATGACAGCACACTGGATGCTTTGTTCAAAGATCCGGATACTAAAAAGCCTTACAATAACGATAAGGCTGTGATCGATAATGTGAATGGTCACATTAATGGTACGCCTGCTGTACAAGCTGGCTACGGCGGTGCTTATTTAGGTCTAATTGATCTGGATATTGTATACGGTGATAAAGGCTGGGAAGTAGATAAGAAGAGCTCAAATGCTTCAACTCGTTCTATCTATAAGACAGAGAATAAAGTGAATTATCCAACGGTCGAACCTGATCCAGCTG contains the following coding sequences:
- a CDS encoding MFS transporter, producing MKHKWMNSPYTFALGMFAMMVPSQAFSSFYSYFYVEKLGLGIGLATLARTIFLIWDAVNNPLFGYWSDRTNTRYGRRRPWVFGSIPLFMLAFVLVFSPPGGLSENGLFTWFLVTLIFYEAVATVLWVNYGALLPELFRGDRIRAKASAIQQGYQVVALLIGTALTPILFAAINFSNMAIVYACVFGVFMFLCMMNVQEKKETTKTEPLKLIPAFRETIRNKKFWVFNISNSFAQTVNGLVSSMIPFYAKYVLHISEAQVSIMLAAVFVSVIPLVFVWYWIIRKMDGVKAWRLSLILYALSVIPLWFGYDLVSGVAAGIVVGFGLAGFLVTPAIVGGKIIDEDAEKTGLRREGIYTAVSGFITRSSGLISALAFFIVGMIFGYKGGDDPGSDPEATFRYLISVVPLCLLAISVVISFTIKFTFTGQLRGDADYEQKINHQL
- the dcuC gene encoding C4-dicarboxylate transporter DcuC yields the protein MDIIMYGSAILAIFIIVYMLIKQMDIKITLFFIGIVLMFIAILMGNGISAKGFESSGALWLDPLVAIADQFKSSLTSAGFIILILGGYTAYMSYINANDVTVNVLTKPLGKIKSVYILVPVVFLLGNLLSLVIPSASNLAIILLATLFPVLKKAGMTTLSAAAIIATSATIVPTPMGGDNVAVATELAQYANYAGMTVTDYVFRYHALVSIPTLLVMAVVHYFWQKRMDKKMGVDTEHAEVELKDVKLVEGGKLFTTVYALLPVLPILFLIVVFILQSASSMTINISVEVVALLSFAIAIVCELIRKKNTKQVLDGTEHFFKGMGSAVPIVVLLVAASVFVTGLKSIGLIESLETAMTGIHGSSLGFILPLILVGLTALIVILSGSGTALFYSMIPLLVPLANAAGINPIAVTVPMGLAGNLFRAVSPVAAVVLIVAGSVKKNPIEIVKRTSVPMIVGVVFMFILSMIVFL
- a CDS encoding GNAT family N-acetyltransferase translates to MLRKEPNALTPQMYAELRQKVDFQEYSLEDVAQALEKTLFSVVIFDDDKPIGIGRIVGDDRIVFFIKDVVVDPEYQKQSIGYTIMHSLMTYIQEKACENAYIGLMATPNTEKFYEKFGFIQRPNKDFGHGMVKFVN
- the rihC gene encoding ribonucleoside hydrolase RihC, which translates into the protein MLKRPIIIDTDPGIDDAVAIAIALYSEELDVKLITTVAGNVGVDKVTNNALKLLKYYKKEVPVAMGAASPLIKPLKDASNVHGVSGMEGFDFEEPTNDLLLEDNAVNAMYKVIKESTTPITLVPIGPLTNIALLFKIYPEVKNNIQEIVLMGGSATRGNMGVMSEFNIHVDPEAAKIVFDSGLPIVMAGLDVGWKALVLPEDSAQLENMNDVGKMIHSLFKRYRGGSMKTGLKMYDSCAIAYLLKPEMFETVDTHVDIELNGSMTAGTTIVDLKGYLGKPNNAKVCLDIDQQLFREWLLDSLRKCN
- a CDS encoding polysaccharide deacetylase family protein — protein: MSKRLIINCDDFGQSPAMNQAIMHLLEEGKVSSATIMAVAPGFEEAAAWCSRRQQRNVGLHLTMTSEFEALRWSSLTGDSSLHDDGGHQYKTVKEFEQGAQTKAVLKEIVAQYERVKQAGIMISHVDNHMGSLYGMETGRSLLPQTLWRISRWGLPSRFFRYIHPEDPLLGSLKNIERPVALGSGLADTLGVPIPDYLLSHPFGVEEGETYDRFKQSIIAKLYSLPDGVSETYIHPGIDDPWMLANIPHWEKRVWEYRLPFDNDFAYAIRDARVELTDYRYVQEHLKRPRIRSAGRLLKKLISS